GCAACAATCCTTCCGGCCGCCATACCGTCAGCATATATACCACTTAATCCAGCATTTCTCACAGAATTATCTTCAATGTTGGCGACAAAATCACACTCAGGGCAAAGGAGCGAGATTCCATACCCGGTCAGGTTGGCAGCAGTAACAGGTCTGATTCGGGTACGATAGATATTAATACGCTCAAGATTCTGAACTGATATTCCAGTTTCCGTCGTTGCAATATCCAAGTTGTCAACCGTGATGGAACAAAAGTCAGTATCAAATGCCAGATGATAGATTCCAGAGGCTCCGCCGACAAGAGTTCCATCCTCAATCCTAATATTCTTCTTCCCGCTACTGATCGAAACCACACCGTTGGATGTTGTCGAATTCGTCAGGGTAAAGCCGTTCAGATCGAGGGTCACGTTGTCCGCGCTGATCCAGAACACGGTTCCTGAACTGGTGATGTCACGGGTCACAACATAGCTTCCAGATGCCGAGATCGTTCCCGACTGATAGAGAGGGATTCTGCCCTCATCCGCAAACATGGATCCTGCAAACAGCAACATGACCATAAGAAAAATTCCATGATTTTGCATAGAAGCCTCCACGGTTCGGTGAATATTCTTATTGCCACCAGCTTCACAATCCTCAATCCGGATAGTATTCCAACCCCTGAACGTTGTCAATCATGAGAATCCTATTTATAAAATTGGAACAAAATTGTCTATTCTGCGTAGTTCTGGGTGTCAGTTCACTCTGGAGGTACGCATGGCAGATCGACTCTATCGCAGCAGAACAGAACGGGTTCTTTTCGGAGTTTGTGGCGGCCTGGGGGAATACCTGAACCTGGACCCTACTCTCTTTCGGGTATTGTTCATTATTTTAACCTTTACGGGAGGAATCGGCGTGATTGCCTACCTGGCCCTGGCCCTGATCGCGCCCCTTGAAAAGACCAGAAGCCAGGATTCAAAAGAGGTAATCCGTGAAAATATGGGGGAAATGGGAGACGCCGCACGAAGCGCGGCGGCGAGCGTAAAAAAGTCCCTGAAGCGAAAACAACCGTCGAAAGAGACTGGAGAAACAGAGCCTGGTCCAATACCGGAATCTCCCTTCATGGAAGATGAAAAAGTAGTGCCTCCAACCGAGACATCCATCCGGTCCCGCCGCCTTGTTGTTGCATTTTCCCTTATAGTTGTGGGAATCTTATTACTGGCTCACAATCTCGGATGGATCTGGTGGCTGGATTGGGACATCGTTCTTCCCCTGGCGGTAATCGCAGCCGGCATCGGCCTCCTCATCCGCCGATAAAGGAGACACATTATGAGTGAAACCCGACGTCGCGGACATTCCATTCTCTTTCCCCTGCTTCTCATCCTCGCAGGGGTTTACTTTCTTGCGTACAATCTTGGATGGACCCGGATCGATCCATGGGATGCCTTCTCTACATTCTGGCCCGTCATTTTGATTGCCTTAGGCCTCGATATCGTCCTGGCCCGGGCCAACCCCTGGATTTCGGGATTGGTGGCGATCTTCTTTGTTGTCGTCCTCTTTCTCATTTCAGGAACCCATGAAATGGCCCGAATGATAAAAGAAGACACATGCGAGCTTTCGTCTCAGGCCGTTATGATTCCCATTGAAGAAGCAACGGAAGGAAAACTCTTTCTCCAGTTTGCAGGCGGCGACATCAATGTCAAAGCGGGAAACCAAGAGAGCAGCTATTTCCTGGAAGGATCGGTCCGGCTTCCCGTAAAAGAAACCCTGGAAGTTGAGCAGATCCTTGAAAATAATGTATT
The sequence above is a segment of the Thermoanaerobaculia bacterium genome. Coding sequences within it:
- a CDS encoding DUF5668 domain-containing protein gives rise to the protein MSETRRRGHSILFPLLLILAGVYFLAYNLGWTRIDPWDAFSTFWPVILIALGLDIVLARANPWISGLVAIFFVVVLFLISGTHEMARMIKEDTCELSSQAVMIPIEEATEGKLFLQFAGGDINVKAGNQESSYFLEGSVRLPVKETLEVEQILENNVLKVTLSESRAKHHIRLHGLQRNQPKDRLTLNLNRTFPTALDLNLDAVTADLNLEDTTVTDLTLDLDAGTGRVRLPVLSKEVEGSADISIDVGTLTLWIPESCSARIHTNTDISTRIIDEERFPRKGEDYESENFDSSPCRWTLKIDADVSTVTVK
- a CDS encoding PspC domain-containing protein, whose amino-acid sequence is MADRLYRSRTERVLFGVCGGLGEYLNLDPTLFRVLFIILTFTGGIGVIAYLALALIAPLEKTRSQDSKEVIRENMGEMGDAARSAAASVKKSLKRKQPSKETGETEPGPIPESPFMEDEKVVPPTETSIRSRRLVVAFSLIVVGILLLAHNLGWIWWLDWDIVLPLAVIAAGIGLLIRR
- a CDS encoding right-handed parallel beta-helix repeat-containing protein, translated to MQNHGIFLMVMLLFAGSMFADEGRIPLYQSGTISASGSYVVTRDITSSGTVFWISADNVTLDLNGFTLTNSTTSNGVVSISSGKKNIRIEDGTLVGGASGIYHLAFDTDFCSITVDNLDIATTETGISVQNLERINIYRTRIRPVTAANLTGYGISLLCPECDFVANIEDNSVRNAGLSGIYADGMAAGRIVANQIKWFNTNWSGIAVMSNVVVVGSIVISENSVFNNGGGFGIAVNTHGGNLISRNTIQGTNYGIQVDKGASLVEDNVLSEIDDYGITIFNPGCTVRNNRVRGMLLSNSRGISLYSNYDLAEGNSVSNFVTGIYCSNSTSYYRNNFLHGNTTPATGGTNGGGNLP